One genomic region from Xenopus laevis strain J_2021 chromosome 2L, Xenopus_laevis_v10.1, whole genome shotgun sequence encodes:
- the atp5f1b.L gene encoding ATP synthase subunit beta, mitochondrial gives MIGAVGRCSAGALRALKPACSPLQLGQNLLRCSPAALHSRRDYAAQTSPAAKPGTAVGRIVAVIGAVVDVQFDEDLPPILNALEVQGRDTRLVLEVAQHLGENTVRTIAMDGTEGLVRGQKVLDAGTPIRIPVGPETLGRIMNVIGEPIDERGPISTKQFAAIHAEAPEFVEMSVEQEILVTGIKVVDLLAPYAKGGKIGLFGGAGVGKTVLIMELINNVAKAHGGYSVFAGVGERTREGNDLYHEMIESGVINLKDTTSKVALVYGQMNEPPGARARVALTGLTVAEYFRDQEGQDVLLFIDNIFRFTQAGSEVSALLGRIPSAVGYQPTLATDMGTMQERITTTKKGSITSVQAIYVPADDLTDPAPATTFAHLDATTVLSRAIAELGIYPAVDPLDSTSRIMDPNIVGLEHYEIARGVQKILQDYKSLQDIIAILGMDELSEEDKLTVARARKIQRFLSQPFQVAEVFTGHLGKLVPLKDTIKGFKQILYGEYDNLPEQAFYMVGPIEEAVTKAEKLAEEHS, from the exons ATGATAGGGGCTGTCGGACGTTGTTCTGCTGGTGCCCTGCGGGCTCTGAAGCCAGCATGTAGCCCACTCCAGCTCGGGCAGAATCTTCTCAGATGTTCCCCTGCAGCACTGCACTCCC GGAGAGACTATGCAGCTCAGACATCCCCAGCAGCCAAGCCTGGAACAGCAGTTGGTCGTATTGTTGCGGTTATCGGTGCCGTCGTGGACGTCCAGTTTGATGAAGATCTCCCACCGATCCTGAATGCCCTGGAGGTACAAGGCCGAGACACCAGGCTGGTGCTGGAAGTTGCACAGCATTTGG GTGAGAACACTGTCCGAACAATTGCCATGGATGGCACAGAAGGTTTGGTGAGAGGGCAGAAAGTGCTTGATGCTGGTACACCAATCAGAATTCCTGTTGGTCCTGAGACCCTTGGAAGAATCATGAATGTCATTGGTGAACCCATTGATGAAAGAGGCCCTATTTCTACAAAACA GTTTGCAGCCATCCATGCAGAAGCCCCAGAGTTTGTGGAGATGAGTGTTGAGCAGGAAATCTTGGTTACTGGCATTAAAGTTGTAGATCTGCTGGCACCCTATGCCAAAGGAGGAAAAattg gtCTGTTTGGTGGTGCAGGAGTAGGTAAAACTGTGCTAATTATGGAGCTGATCAACAATGTAGCTAAAGCGCATGGTGGTTACTCTGTCTTTGCTGGAGTCGGAGAACGTACACGTGAAGGAAATGATTTGTATCATGAAATGATTGAATCTGGAGTTATCAACTTGAAGGATACTACATCAAAG GTCGCACTGGTATATGGGCAGATGAATGAGCCCCCAGGTGCCAGAGCTCGTGTTGCTTTAACTGGTCTGACGGTTGCTGAATATTTCAGAGATCAAGAGGGACAAGATGTGTTGCTTTTCATTGACAACATTTTCAGGTTTACCCAGGCTGGATCAGAG gtatCTGCTCTTCTGGGACGTATCCCCTCAGCTGTTGGTTACCAGCCAACTCTAGCAACTGATATGGGTACCATGCAAGAGAGAATTACAACTACCAAGAAAGGGTCCATTACATCTGTGCAG gccATTTATGTACCTGCTGATGACTTGACTGACCCAGCTCCTGCCACCACCTTTGCCCATTTGGACGCTACCACAGTGTTGTCTCGTGCTATTGCTGAATTgggtatttatcctgctgtggatCCCCTGGACTCTACATCTCGTATCATGGATCCCAACATTGTGGGACTGGAACATTATGAAATTGCTCGTGGTGTGCAAAAAATACTCCAG gACTACAAATCCTTGCAGGATATCATTGCCATCTTGGGTATGGATGAGTTATCAGAGGAAGACAAACTGACTGTAGCACGTGCTCGTAAGATTCAGCGTTTCCTCTCCCAGCCTTTCCAAGTTGCTGAGGTCTTCACTGGACATCTTGGTAAATTGGTCCCACTTAAAGATACCATCAAGGGATTCAAGCAGATCCTCTAcg GTGAATATGATAATCTTCCAGAACAGGCTTTCTACATGGTAGGACCTATTGAAGAAGCTGTAACAAAGGCTGAAAAACTTGCAGAAGAGCACTCGTAA